The following nucleotide sequence is from Halomonas chromatireducens.
CACCTTTGCTTTCTTCGGTCTGCCCTATTCGGCGCTTCTGGCGGTACTGGTGGGGTTCTCGGTGCTGGTGCCCTACATCGGTGCTGCCGTCGCAACACTACCGGTGGCGGCGGTTGCCGGATTTCATTTTGGCCTCAGCGACCAGTTCCTCTATGTCTTGATTGCCTATGGCATCATCCAGGCGCTGGATGGCAATGTACTGGTGCCGATCCTGTTTTCTGAGGCGGTCAACCTGCACCCGGTTTCCATCATCGTCGCGGTGCTCTTCTTCGGCGGTGTCTGGGGGTTCTGGGGCATCTTCTTTGCCATTCCACTCGCTACCTTGCTCAAGGCGCTGGTCTACGCCTGGCCTCGTGGCATCCAGCAGCATCAGGCGGAGGAGGGCGTCGTCGAGGAGGTCGTGGAGAAGTGAGGCAGGCAACAGGATGAGAGGGCGGAGGGGCCTCCGCCCAGTACACCGGGCGGAAGCTGTCATTAACCAGCGGCATATAGTGCCTGGGCAGCCTCGAGCACTTCATCGGCATGGCCCGGAACCTTGACGCCACGCCACTCCCGGGCCAGCTTGCCTTCCGCATCGATCAGGAATGTGCTGCGCTCGATGCCCATGTGCTCCTTGCCGTAGAGTTTCTTGAGCTTGATGACATCGAACAGCCGACAGACGGTCTCATCCTTGTCGGAGATCAGCTCAAAGTTGAAGGCCTGCTTGGCCTTGAAGTTCTCCTGGGCACGGATGCCGTCGCGGGACACGCCGAGTACGACCGTATTGGCGGCCTCGAAGTCGCTCATGCGGTCGCGAAAATCGCCGCCCTCGGTGGTGCAGCCGGGCGTGCTGGCCTTGGGATAGAAAAAGAGGACCACCTGCCGGCCCTTGAGTTCGGACAGGGTGACTGTCGTACCGCCGGTGGCGGTAGCGGTAAAGCTTGGCGCGGATTGGCCGATGGCAAGCGTCATGTCGGGGATCCTTGGTTTTTGATAAGGTCT
It contains:
- a CDS encoding peroxiredoxin, encoding MTLAIGQSAPSFTATATGGTTVTLSELKGRQVVLFFYPKASTPGCTTEGGDFRDRMSDFEAANTVVLGVSRDGIRAQENFKAKQAFNFELISDKDETVCRLFDVIKLKKLYGKEHMGIERSTFLIDAEGKLAREWRGVKVPGHADEVLEAAQALYAAG